One window of Triticum dicoccoides isolate Atlit2015 ecotype Zavitan chromosome 5A, WEW_v2.0, whole genome shotgun sequence genomic DNA carries:
- the LOC119299408 gene encoding probable carboxylesterase 13: MPEACCNTAIVHTLRFRSSETRPRATAAMDPDTEVDFDFSPFLIRYKSGRVHRLMGASRVDAGTDAATGVTCKDVVIDADAGLAARLYLPKDVPRSEKLPVLVYFHGGAFAVHSAFSGTHHRFLNALVAAAGVVAVSVDYRLAPEHPLPAAYDDAWAALRWALASCAPAAGREPWLAEHGDAARVFVAGDSAGANIAHHMATRAGGGENGLPAGARIEGLVLLHPYFRGKDLVPSEGADPRFLQRVERSWGFVCAGRYGADHPFINPLAMPAEEWAALGCRRALVTVAELDTMRDRGRRYVEALRGSAWTGEEAVLYQTGGEGHVYFLEKSGWGDKAEREMDAVVSFIKRS, translated from the coding sequence ATGCCCGAGGCGTGCTGCAACACTGCAATCGTGCACACACTTCGCTTCCGCTCGTCGGAAACTCGACCGCGCGCGACCGCGGCCATGGATCCGGACACCGAGGTCGACTTCGACTTCTCGCCGTTCCTCATCCGCTACAAGAGCGGCCGCGTCCACCGTCTCATGGGCGCGTCCAGAGTCGACGCCGGCACGGACGCCGCCACGGGCGTCACCTGCAAGGACGTCGTCATCGACGCCGACGCCGGCCTGGCCGCGCGGCTCTACCTGCCCAAGGACGTCCCGCGGTCCGAGAAGCTCCCCGTCCTCGTCTACTTCCACGGGGGCGCCTTCGCCGTCCACTCGGCCTTCTCCGGCACGCACCACCGCTTCCTCAACGCCCTCGTGGCTGCGGCCGGCGTCGTGGCCGTGTCCGTCGACTACCGCCTCGCGCCCGAGCACCCGCTCCCGGCCGCCTACGACGACGCGTGGGCGGCGCTCCGCTGGGCCCTGGCGAGCTGCGCGCCGGCCGCCGGGCGGGAGCCGTGGCTGGCCGAGCACGGCGACGCTGCGCGCGTCTTCGTCGCGGGCGACAGCGCCGGCGCCAACATCGCGCACCACATGGCGACAAGGGCCGGCGGCGGAGAGAACGGGCTGCCGGCGGGCGCGCGGATCGAAGGGCTGGTGCTCCTGCACCCGTACTTCCGCGGCAAGGATCTGGTGCCGTCGGAGGGCGCGGACCCCAGGTTCCTGCAGAGGGTGGAGAGGTCGTGGGGCTTCGTGTGCGCGGGGAGGTACGGGGCCGACCACCCGTTCATCAACCCGCTGGCGATGCCGGCGGAGGAGTGGGCGGCGCTCGGCTGCCGGCGAGCACTTGTCACCGTGGCGGAGCTGGACACGATGCGGGACAGGGGCCGGAGGTACGTGGAGGCGCTGAGGGGGAGCGCGTGGACAGGGGAGGAGGCGGTGCTGTACCAGACCGGCGGCGAGGGGCACGTCTACTTCCTGGAGAAGTCCGGCTGGGGCGACAAGGCGGAGAGGGAGATGGACGCCGTCGTCTCGTTCATCAAGCGGAGCTAG